The nucleotide sequence ggaagagtaggaggaggagaaggccgaTGGGGAAGGCGGCGGGTAGTTGAGGAGGAGGTCTGGGGGCTGGCTGCCGCACTAGCTGGTTGGCTGGCCGGTCTGGTCCTAATTAGTATTGGAGGCATGACCACTGCCTGCCGCCGCCCAGCCGACCCCGCGTCGCCCAGCGGAGGGAGGAGCCGCGGCGCTACCCCACCACCGGCCCATCACAACACCGCCACACATTTTCGCTCACTCGCGGGTACGGCCAACTAGGTGCGTCTTGGCCGGCGAGCCCTAGGACCACGCACCGACGCGTCTGGCCACAGTATCTCTCATGCTGGGCAAAGGGCGTCGCGTAGGGACGAgccgtgctggtggtggtgctgttgtgaGGGTAACGTTGAGGAACAGAACATGACGAAGACCACCGGCTTGTCCGCTGGCCCGGGGCTGGCCTGACCACTACCACCGGCCACCTCTGTTTATGGACCTGCATAGCTCCGCCATTTATGTAACTCACCTTAGCGGGGTCCACGCAAGCCCCCATACAACGCCCTGCATAGTGAATGGCAATGGAATTACAGTGCGTGGCGGGGCTGCCGAGGCTCAGGCTAGAGTGAGGCTCCCCTGGTGGCGAGTGGTGCCGCGTGAGTGCCGTAAAGTGCGCGGATATCGCGAGATCAGGTGTTGGCGAGGCTCACCCTTCTCCGCCTGCACGCACTCATCAGCTGGGCCGCGGCCGGGGCCTGTGTCGGGGACAGTCGCAGTTCTCCTGGCGTCGTCCCTTCCCCTGACGCACTATGTCGTGAGTGTGGGGCCACAACGAGGGGAAGGGGCAGGGGACGGCGCAGGGGGAGGCCGTGAGGAGCCGTGAGGAGCGAGGAGAGCTGATCCCGTCACGTGGGGCCGCGTATTGACTCACCCGCCTCCGTGACGAATCAACATCCAGCGGCTCCCGGGCCCAAGTGCGTTCTAGCGGGCGCACACGCCGCTCTCACACGGACTTGTTTTGACCAGTTTTCGAGGAGTTCTAGTGtgtgttttccatttctttgttgCGTGGTGCCCTGGTACAGTGCAACACGAGTGTGCAGGTGATACTTGGAGCAATTCTCATGTGAAAACTGACTTGTTTTGCAGGATGAGTTGGTCCCGCTAGAACGATCTGTTATAAATTTCCCGTCACGTTCCTAGTCGTGCGTGTGACCGTGACACATTCTACAGTACACTCACGCACGCGCACCTACCCGGGCCAGTTGTGTGCTTGGCGTGGGCCAGTGCGAATATGACAGAGGTCGTGGACAAGACGCTCATTGAGAGGTTGATACTAGAGCACTCTGACCGCCTCGAGTTGGAGATCAACCAAAAAGCGCGCGCTGATGCTTGGAAATTCTATTATCGTGTTCGAGTGGACCATGTGATTCGGCCGTTTGCCGTGTGCAAGGTGTGTTTTCGAGTGTTACACTGCGACTCGCGGAGCGGGACTGCCAGCCTCCTGCGACATCCCTGCAACCCCCTGTCGGAGCGGTCCCCCGTCAACCGCGCCGTCAAGCTCTCGGCCAAGCTCAACCTCCCTGTCGACACCTCGGCAGCGGCGCTCAAGGGCGACCTCAAAGGTGACACTTTTCTCAATGACAATAACATCAAGGAGGAGGTCCTCGCTAAGCATGAGGCGCCTCCACACAGTGATGGCGGGAGCGCTCGCTCCTCGCCTGTGTCGCTCACCACGGTGGCGTCGCGGGCCTCTCCCACCAGCACGGGCTCGCCTCCCACCGCCGCgcagcccaccaccacctcctccggcAGCGCCTCCGCCGGGAGTAGGAAACGGAAAGCCGGTGGGCCACCTCCTTCGTTCCCCTTAGACTTGAGATTCCTGCAGTTACCTCagctggtggcggcggcggcggcacacCCGCTCACCGCCTTCAACTTTGCCTTCAGCGACCCACAGCGCCTGCAGCACCTCCAGCAGCTACAACAGTCACACTTGGAACACCTCCACcgccagcagcaacagcagcaacagcgtgAGAAGGAGCGCGAGGAGCAGGAGGCGAAGAGAGCTCGGCTAGAAGCGGCGGCACAGGAAGGGCGCGGTGGCAGCCCGAGCAGCCCTGGCGAGGCGAGCAGCTCCTGCTGGGGCCGGGACGGCGTAAAGAAGGAGCGAGCAGACACCAGTGACGGTGCCGTGCCGGAAGACCTACGAGGGTGGTCATCCCCCAGCAGGTATGGAGGGCGCGTGCGCGGCGGCCACGAAGACACGTCGGATGACGGGGGCGGGCTGGCTAAGGACGTGGTGCAGCAGCTGGTGAGCTGCGGCTCCTCCCGCATCACCCTGGCGGAGAAGGACGCCGCGGGCTCGCACTACATCTCCGACGTGTGGTCCAGGTTCTCGGTAGTGTACGTGGACGGCGTCATCAGGCCCTTCGCCGCCTGTAAGAACTGCCTGAAGGTGGTCACCTACACCAAGTACAGCGGCACGGGCGGCCTGCTGCGCCACCGCTGCTCCGCCACAGACCTCAGCTCCCGACACCACGACGAGGTGGGCGCCCCAACAGAGGCAGACCCGCGCCTCGGAGACTCACCTCCGCCCTCGGTGCGCGCCCTCTCCCCGCCTCAGCCCACGCCGCCCAGTCAGGCTCCCCTCGCAGGTCGCCGCTGAGCCTCGCCTTGAGGGGTGAGAGCGATGGGGCGCGACACCTGTCCGACGAGCTGCCCCTGGCGCCCACGGCCGCCATGGCCGGCGTGGCGAGGGCGCTGCTCCGCTACATGTGCCATGACCTTGTGTCCCCCTCAGCCCTCGACTCTCCGGCCTTCCAGCGGCTGGTGTGGACGGTGCTCAACCTCGGGGCGGCACACGGCACCTTCCGCGAGGAAGAGCCGCTGCCCTCCGCCAGGCAGCTGCTCATCACCTTCCTCACGCCTATGGCCGGCGAGTCCCGCTCCTTGATCGCCAGGGCGGTGCTGGACCAGCCCAGCCTCTGCCTGTCTCTGCACCAGGACCGCGAGATGCACCTCATCACGGGCGCCATTCACTTCATCACCCCGAAGTTCGAGCTGCGCAGCTACGTGCTGGGCGCGCACCGCATCCTGGAGAATGAGACCGAGGAGGAGTCCGTCACGGCGCTGCTGTCAGGCTTCTTCAACGACGTGCTGGTGCCGGCAGCCATGAGGGACAAGCACGTCACCGTGGTGAGTGACCAGGGCACGCCAGCAGAGCCGGGCGTTGTGGGCGTACGCTGTGTGTGGCACGCGACAGAGGCCGTGCTGGAAGCGCTGTCGGAGGAACCGTCGTATCGTCAGATATGCGACGACGTGGCTTCCGTGCTGGCCTTCCTGGCAGACTCTGGCGTGGCCAGCGTGTCGGGATGCGGCTTGCAGCCCCATGAGGTGAAGCGGTGGGACGCCCTCCTGCACGCCCTCACCTTTATCACCGCCCACCACGACGagctgtgtgtggtgatggccgGCTGTGAGGGGGGCGCCTCCCTTCTGGGGGAGCGACTCAACTACCAGGAGGTGGCCGAACTCCTGGGGGGTGTGCGGCGGTGTCTCCTGACGGTGCGTGACCCTCTGAGGCCCACGCTGAACCAGGCAGTGCTGTGCCGCGCCAAGCTGCTGCAGCTGTGCGCCTCACCCGCCAGCTCCAAGCCTCTCAAGCAGCTGAAGCAGCATCTGGCCAGCAGCCTCACCGACGCCCTTGCCCTCACGCCCCTGCATCATGTCGCCAGCTTCCTCGACCCGCGCTGCAAGAGCCTCAAGGTGAGTgttgcttccctccttcctgtaCATCTTACCGTACCTAAGTGGAGGGCGTGTGGTGGTCAGGCCCTCCACGCCATGGTGTTCAGAACGATAGGGCGCGTGTGTCACGACGGCGTCTCGTTAGCCTGCCGACACTGCACGGCGAGGTTAACACTGGGCGCCAGGCAGCGATTTCATTAATTCGAGGTTACTGTGACTAACGGAGGCACACGTCAGGATGACTTGGTGTGGCCTGGTGAGGCTCAGGCAGCGCATGGGGAACTTTATGTCGAGTTCTGCTATGTaacactgcaaacacacacacacacacacacacacacacacacacacacacacacacacacacacacacacacagagtaggaAGGGTGGATGGGGGTGTGCAGGCGTGGAGGCACGTGTCGCGGAGCCtcgggtggtggtgggcatgtgTGTTATGACGAGTCGGGGCCAGAGGGCAGAGGTCAGAGAGCGGGGTCAGCTCAGAACGAAAAGAAGCTTCCTATACTTGGTGCAGGTGTTCCTTTCAAACAAACACTCAAGGGGCGGCAGGAAGCGGAGGGAAATTGTGACTGCCAAACTACACAGGTGTGGTGGGACTTCAACACTTGCAGCCACACCTGAACATCGCTGGAGAACTTAGCAGGAAGGTCTTTGGGGACGTGTTAGGGAATGGTCTGTGGTAATTAAGGGGTAAAAGGCGTAGGTGTGTGGTGTCATGTTGCTGAGACGCCCTCCTTCCAAATTGCGGTGTGTGCTGGGGTAATACAGGCAGTAGTGTGCGGTGTAGTGATCGAGAgtaaggtggtgtgtggtggaatAATTTagaaagagagtgtgtggtAAAGTGATTTAAGACAACGAAGAGACTGACTGGAATGTTACaaagtggagaagtggaggaatgaAATGTGTAGGTATTCTGGGTATAACATTAGAGTGGTAAGGAATGACAGGGTGGTGAAGTGGAAGAATGAAAGACGTTAAGATTCTGGATAAGAGGTGGAGTAAATGGAATGAAATGGATCAATAAATTGTGGAAGGTGGACTTTTATGATACTTTAGGTGGAGTGGAGTTAAAGAGTCACATAAGTGGAGAAATTAGTGGAATGAGGTATGTGAAtgactttagtgtgtgtgtgggggggagagtTTTTCAAGGTAGGATGAGATGACAGGGATGACAAGAAGTAACTCAAGTGGCGCGATGGTGATGACgcaagtggtggtgtggtggtgtggtggtggcggtggcggtggcggtggcggtggcgtctGCGTTATCACCTGCCGCCGTTACACCTGTCCATTCCCGCCACCTAGACCCCGACAGGTAAGCCCACGTTGCAAGGGcacggggggagagagagagagagagagagagagagagagagagagagagagagagagagagagagagagagagagagagagagagtactaaaaGACATTATTATCTACTTTTccaaaacagaagaaacactgtTAATTCACTACTTTTATTCAGGATTTCATTCTtaaacttgtcagagagagagagagagagagagagagagagagagagagagagagagagttaggcgTATACAAagtgtagaggaaggaaaactggagagagagagagagagagagagagagagagagagagagagagagagagagagagagagagagagagagagagagagagagagagagagagagagagagagagagagagagagagagagagagagagagagagagagagagagagagagagagagcatgcaacAGTTAAACACGCGGCTCGGTTAAGCTTCAAATTAGCTCATTAAACCCTCGGAAATTTACCTTTTTAACCTGCTTATTACACCTGTTGAGCCTGACAGGTGtgtgttaccaccaccaccaccaccaccaccaccaccaccaccaccaccagactcgTAGTGTGGTGTTAAATGTTACCACGCATGaatgttaatggtggtgatggtgatagtgatagtgatgataacttAGGTGGTGACGAGACAATattgattaagagagagagagagagagaagcgcggAGCAGTgttagaggggagaagagagaggaagtaaggggaaaagatgctgggaggaggaggaggaggaggaggaatgggtcgATATTAACAGTTCCCTCATTGACATTGTTTTaaccccttttcccctcactccccctctcactccctctcacttctctctcccctcccactccttagctcccctcaccccttaaaCTTCTtcaatcaactctctctctctctctctctctctctctctctctctctctctctctctctctctctctctctctctctctctctcttttgcgaACTTCATTATGTGATTATTGATAGTATTGTGATTCAAAAGAGATGGATTTTAAggtgctgaagagagagagagagagagagagagagagagagagagagagagagagaggcgagggcgagggcgagcgagagcgagtgagcgagcATCCGTTTTCTGATAGCATTAGGCTTTCTTATCATATTCTAAATACTTTTCCTGGAGTGTGGTAGttacatcctgtgtgtgtgtgtgtgtgtgtgtgtgtgtgtgtgtgtgtgtgtgtgtgtgtgtgtgtgtgtgtgtgtgtgttaccggtCAGACAAAAACGATCcgtgctttctctctttttttttttcttttatgtttctacTTTcgatctttatctgtctgtctgtgtctgtctgtgtctatctgtctgtctgtctgtttgtctgtttgtctgtttgtctgtctatctgtctcgtTGTCACTGTGTTCGTGTTACaatcgtctgtctgtctgtctgtctgtgtattttgTCCATCTGGGTACAAGTTTGTTCTTTACTAGCTCTGAAATGTCgtatccgctctctctctctctctctctctctctctctctctctctctctctctctctctctctctctctctctctctctctctctctctctctctctctctctctctctctctctcactcacacacacacacacacacacacacacacacacacacacacacacacacacacacacacacacagtgactgaAATTTCTCTGGCAATACgtatggaaaagagaaacaggcgGGGcagagggcggggcggggcgggtgaGAGAGACgctgctactacaaccaccaccactatctcctcctcctcctcctcctcctcctcctcctcagccggACCTAAGACCTGTTACCGATTTCTCAAGTTGCCGTTTGGAGAAACTTGAGTCGCACGGGTCGCAAGTTTCACCCTCTAACGTTAATAAGGTTTTTGAGAGAAATTACGGTAAGGaaactagttctctctctctctctctctctctctctctctctctctctctctctctctctggcgtcgaATTAGCCCTCTAAACTACTTggttttaaggaggaggaggaggaggaggaggaggaggaggaggaggaggaggaggaggaggaggcggcgaccTGAGCGTGGCGTGAAAGCTCAATTTATCAACATGTGACGTTCAGTTTTAATTTGTTCacatgtgttcttttttttttttttgttataaatTCCTAGAACTTTCTTGGCGGTGACTCCCGAACGAAATAACCTGTTCCCGTTTTCCTTATTCGGCTCGTTTTCTTT is from Portunus trituberculatus isolate SZX2019 chromosome 36, ASM1759143v1, whole genome shotgun sequence and encodes:
- the LOC123513663 gene encoding LOW QUALITY PROTEIN: uncharacterized protein LOC123513663 (The sequence of the model RefSeq protein was modified relative to this genomic sequence to represent the inferred CDS: inserted 1 base in 1 codon) — its product is MTEVVDKTLIERLILEHSDRLELEINQKARADAWKFYYRVRVDHVIRPFAVCKVCFRVLHCDSRSGTASLLRHPCNPLSERSPVNRAVKLSAKLNLPVDTSAAALKGDLKGDTFLNDNNIKEEVLAKHEAPPHSDGGSARSSPVSLTTVASRASPTSTGSPPTAAQPTTTSSGSASAGSRKRKAGGPPPSFPLDLRFLQLPQLVAAAAAHPLTAFNFAFSDPQRLQHLQQLQQSHLEHLHRQQQQQQQREKEREEQEAKRARLEAAAQEGRGGSPSSPGEASSSCWGRDGVKKERADTSDGAVPEDLRGWSSPSRYGGRVRGGHEDTSDDGGGLAKDVVQQLVSCGSSRITLAEKDAAGSHYISDVWSRFSVVYVDGVIRPFAACKNCLKVVTYTKYSGTGGLLRHRCSATDLSSRHHDEVGAPTEADPRLGDSPPPSVRAXLPASAHAAQSGSPRRSPLSLALRGESDGARHLSDELPLAPTAAMAGVARALLRYMCHDLVSPSALDSPAFQRLVWTVLNLGAAHGTFREEEPLPSARQLLITFLTPMAGESRSLIARAVLDQPSLCLSLHQDREMHLITGAIHFITPKFELRSYVLGAHRILENETEEESVTALLSGFFNDVLVPAAMRDKHVTVVSDQGTPAEPGVVGVRCVWHATEAVLEALSEEPSYRQICDDVASVLAFLADSGVASVSGCGLQPHEVKRWDALLHALTFITAHHDELCVVMAGCEGGASLLGERLNYQEVAELLGGVRRCLLTVRDPLRPTLNQAVLCRAKLLQLCASPASSKPLKQLKQHLASSLTDALALTPLHHVASFLDPRCKSLKVLSETEKGEVHRHVLEMMKSVAVTEANSGVLNLKTHNRRANSHTHNHNSTTTATSTTTSTTTSSSSSSSSTPTSQASPDASNATTNNSTQEGHPFREYMDNPAPDTSVSDSEEIMAYVNMKVHLEDDDILGWWSGTSASGLSTLRLLARKILSVPATCAYAHDVCGHARQACQTMGLVDESHLNNVLHMKYNMN